A single window of Vigna unguiculata cultivar IT97K-499-35 chromosome 1, ASM411807v1, whole genome shotgun sequence DNA harbors:
- the LOC114176613 gene encoding uncharacterized protein LOC114176613 — protein MNDQIMMHHPHQIFQNNQNYAVWPHPRPLYPPENTAVLPPPPAFTPHPGRVNWNKRRDFPRTGSVPGHTFKPGNPNESKPLTANRSAPKGRRIHHPKRTFGRGGGGGNRLTPPLAPLNTTSFIIRAKNSGGIAPLISPAGSLSPAKFHERAEEEQWGFNGYGSMKGLIRLRPGKVDSGESSGAGRFEMVNANSGEEQNLDKRVDEQDSHLAHLEEENLTLKEKLLFMEKQLGDLRRRVQFLETDGTTSHGHREGGAENFLPEMFSQSKKS, from the coding sequence ATGAACGACCAAATCATGATGCATCACCCTCATCAGATCTTTCAGAATAACCAAAACTACGCGGTTTGGCCGCATCCCCGGCCGCTGTACCCGCCAGAAAACACTGCCGTGTTACCTCCACCGCCGGCGTTCACACCCCATCCGGGTCGGGTCAATTGGAATAAAAGAAGAGACTTTCCCCGAACCGGGTCGGTCCCGGGTCACACCTTCAAACCAGGTAACCCGAACGAGTCAAAACCACTAACGGCAAACCGCTCCGCCCCAAAGGGTCGCCGGATTCACCACCCGAAGCGAACGTTCGGCCGCGGTGGGGGCGGAGGAAACCGACTCACGCCGCCGTTAGCGCCGCTCAACACGACGTCGTTCATAATCCGGGCGAAGAATTCCGGCGGCATCGCGCCGCTGATTTCGCCGGCAGGATCGCTGTCGCCGGCGAAGTTCCACGAGAGGGCGGAGGAGGAGCAGTGGGGCTTCAACGGATACGGCTCTATGAAGGGCCTGATCCGGCTCCGGCCCGGAAAAGTCGACTCCGGCGAAAGCTCCGGCGCTGGGAGGTTCGAGATGGTGAACGCTAATTCCGGCGAGGAACAGAACTTGGACAAAAGGGTTGATGAACAGGACTCGCATCTTGCTCACCTCGAAGAAGAGAATTTGACGCTGAAAGAGAAACTTTTGTTCATGGAAAAGCAATTGGGTGACTTGAGGAGGAGGGTTCAGTTCTTGGAGACCGACGGAACCACCAGCCACGGCCACCGTGAGGGTGGCGCGGAGAATTTTTTACCGGAGATGTTTTCTCAGTCAAAAAAAAGTTGA